A region of Vibrio tubiashii ATCC 19109 DNA encodes the following proteins:
- a CDS encoding LysR family transcriptional regulator, with translation MINPVWLKTFVTLLDTGHFTKTAEKLFMTQPGVSQHIKKLEQACGYPLIERHNKSFEVTEAGRSVYQHAIQLERQESELLSSLNMEDPFSGDVSLSCSGSLALLLYPHLLNLQCKYSQLISRLEAAPHQKIVADVLSGATDIGIVTQVPSDSRFSSEVLGNEPLCLMLPKSRASKNLSQEMLKEIGLIQHPDAIHYLSIYFAQCGESELEKMNIDDIPVTGYINQLSQILLPVANGLGFTVLPKSALDSFAESERISIFDPSNEVVETLYFLTKKHRQLPKRLETIKNEVVQHFQQ, from the coding sequence GTTACCCTGCTCGATACAGGCCACTTTACCAAAACTGCTGAGAAGCTGTTTATGACTCAGCCTGGTGTTAGTCAACATATCAAAAAACTCGAGCAAGCTTGCGGCTATCCATTAATTGAAAGGCACAACAAAAGTTTTGAAGTTACAGAAGCTGGCCGTAGTGTTTACCAACATGCGATTCAGCTTGAGCGACAAGAGTCTGAACTGCTTAGCTCTTTAAACATGGAAGACCCTTTTTCAGGTGATGTTTCGCTGTCTTGTTCGGGTTCACTGGCACTATTGCTCTACCCACATCTACTCAATTTACAATGTAAATACTCGCAGCTCATATCAAGACTAGAGGCCGCGCCTCATCAAAAAATTGTTGCTGATGTCTTATCTGGCGCAACAGACATTGGAATTGTGACGCAGGTTCCATCTGATTCTCGGTTTAGTTCAGAAGTTTTAGGCAATGAGCCGCTATGTTTAATGCTGCCCAAATCACGTGCATCTAAAAATTTAAGCCAAGAGATGCTAAAAGAAATCGGTCTAATCCAACACCCGGACGCGATTCATTACCTTTCGATTTACTTTGCTCAATGCGGGGAGTCTGAGCTGGAGAAAATGAATATCGATGATATTCCGGTCACAGGCTACATCAATCAGTTGAGCCAAATCTTGCTGCCTGTTGCCAATGGATTAGGATTTACCGTCTTGCCCAAAAGCGCACTCGATTCGTTTGCCGAGAGTGAACGAATTTCTATCTTCGATCCAAGTAATGAAGTGGTAGAAACCTTGTATTTCTTGACTAAAAAACATCGCCAGCTACCGAAACGCCTTGAAACTATTAAAAACGAAGTGGTGCAACATTTTCAGCAGTAA
- a CDS encoding VCBS domain-containing protein, translated as MAYLNQMTNNTHMANSFGASSGDASLLSMVQRDFSPLLFDSGMFSISGENRRRIRFNPKSVTAKVGTLGSLVIDESGHWDYSVYSIKTQYLVMGERKIETFFLRSTDGNRFAVTIVLVGDNGGASIEELETTISFG; from the coding sequence ATGGCTTACCTAAACCAAATGACCAATAACACCCATATGGCGAACTCTTTTGGTGCATCGTCGGGCGATGCGAGCCTACTATCAATGGTACAGCGTGACTTCTCCCCATTGCTGTTTGACTCCGGTATGTTCTCGATCAGTGGAGAAAACCGTCGTCGCATTCGTTTCAATCCTAAGAGTGTCACTGCAAAGGTTGGCACATTAGGCTCTTTAGTTATTGACGAGTCCGGTCACTGGGATTATTCGGTCTATAGCATTAAAACCCAGTACTTAGTGATGGGGGAAAGAAAGATTGAAACCTTCTTCTTACGTTCGACAGACGGTAATCGCTTTGCTGTGACGATTGTGCTTGTTGGCGATAATGGTGGCGCTTCGATTGAAGAGTTAGAAACCACGATCAGTTTTGGCTAA